A region from the Bacteroidota bacterium genome encodes:
- a CDS encoding T9SS type A sorting domain-containing protein → MKKLVLTLVALSSLALGAYAQYPVKSVYETQFRSEADLLAKKDLSPLIATQDSYSDTISIVAVVLEAPYQADGKRTYYSSSSPTIVRFNVADTTFLRTRDFAWNCINVATDLDSSFTPKDPLKLGQLEPGMIVKLTGRVREFLKSTQFELLKGRKEGGVTVYTNIVEVIDQVDLSEYPKTISLPIATFNVGTWVNNVTTTQQLVTGEPYESAPVSLTNVTVTGLIKNNGEAEIFIQDGSNNVFAVDNQANRFRSDQGLWPSGKPIAPVNARLDSIQGYISTYNSNGMYGINPINSDWVFVAPNMPPTISTWTKSRKYYAPNEATTITFSVGDNDGTLTKVAMNYRTSISDDFTEVLAVKGTGNDYSAIIPAVTEDSAFVEFYLTATDNGNSTTRQPTVDNYAFWVLTDAPSIGTIQFSRRSDTESLFKGDTLTVEGVVTSTRRLIGDVYLQNGTGPWSGIQIFGARTDSFEVGDLVRVTGTVDEFSGKTQIRYFTTADFTVLDRGVPLPAATPVASSDIMNGGSLSEAFESVLVSLANVYVINTNSNIATDGKSRGEILVSENESAISGLTIDDKANRNNHILPFINTLNVDYTLTKADSLKDLFTLGQKFETLSGIVDAFFLSYSLQPRDSADFGFNSGISVRDENPGAFELSQNYPNPFNPSTTIRFRVPVTSTVTIEVFNLLGQRVTTLVNKQIAANTNQVVTFNGAGLSSGLYFYQLKADNRVMATRKMMMIK, encoded by the coding sequence ATGAAGAAACTGGTACTAACCCTGGTTGCTCTCAGCAGCCTTGCACTGGGTGCCTATGCCCAATACCCCGTTAAATCGGTCTACGAAACCCAATTCCGCAGCGAAGCCGACCTGCTTGCAAAGAAGGATTTATCACCACTCATTGCCACCCAGGATAGCTATTCAGATACCATTTCCATTGTGGCCGTCGTTCTGGAAGCCCCCTATCAGGCCGATGGAAAACGAACCTATTACAGTTCATCCAGTCCAACCATTGTGCGGTTTAATGTGGCAGACACCACTTTTCTACGCACACGTGATTTTGCATGGAACTGCATCAATGTTGCCACCGATCTCGATTCCTCCTTTACCCCGAAAGATCCGCTCAAACTGGGTCAGCTTGAACCCGGTATGATTGTGAAGCTGACCGGCCGTGTTCGTGAATTTCTCAAATCCACCCAATTTGAATTGCTGAAAGGAAGAAAAGAGGGCGGCGTCACTGTCTACACCAACATCGTGGAAGTGATTGATCAGGTCGATTTATCCGAGTATCCGAAAACCATTTCTCTGCCCATAGCCACCTTCAATGTCGGAACCTGGGTGAATAACGTTACCACCACCCAGCAACTGGTGACGGGTGAACCTTACGAATCGGCCCCTGTTTCCTTAACCAATGTGACTGTAACGGGTCTGATTAAAAACAATGGTGAAGCAGAAATTTTTATTCAGGATGGGTCGAACAACGTATTTGCCGTCGACAATCAGGCCAACCGTTTCCGTTCGGATCAGGGTCTCTGGCCAAGCGGCAAACCCATTGCCCCGGTCAACGCCCGTCTGGACTCCATTCAGGGATATATCAGCACCTACAATTCGAACGGCATGTATGGTATTAATCCGATTAACTCTGATTGGGTGTTTGTAGCGCCCAACATGCCTCCTACGATCAGCACCTGGACCAAATCCAGGAAATACTACGCACCAAACGAGGCAACCACCATTACCTTCTCGGTGGGTGACAATGATGGAACCCTGACCAAGGTGGCTATGAATTACCGTACCAGCATCAGCGATGATTTCACAGAAGTCCTGGCGGTAAAAGGCACCGGAAACGATTATTCCGCCATCATTCCTGCTGTTACTGAAGACAGTGCGTTTGTGGAGTTTTACCTGACTGCCACCGACAATGGCAATTCTACCACCCGTCAACCTACGGTTGATAATTATGCATTCTGGGTGTTAACCGATGCACCATCCATCGGAACCATTCAGTTTTCCCGCCGGTCGGATACCGAATCGCTTTTCAAAGGCGATACACTGACTGTTGAAGGTGTGGTTACCTCGACCCGCCGCCTGATCGGGGATGTGTACTTACAGAATGGAACCGGTCCCTGGAGCGGAATCCAGATTTTTGGTGCACGAACCGATTCGTTTGAAGTGGGAGATCTCGTCCGGGTAACCGGAACGGTAGACGAATTCAGCGGTAAAACCCAGATCCGGTATTTCACCACGGCCGACTTCACTGTACTCGATCGCGGAGTTCCCCTGCCTGCAGCCACTCCGGTTGCCTCTTCCGACATTATGAATGGTGGCTCCCTTTCCGAGGCCTTTGAAAGCGTTCTGGTCTCTCTTGCCAATGTTTACGTGATTAATACCAACTCGAACATTGCCACCGATGGAAAAAGCCGCGGAGAAATTCTGGTCAGTGAAAATGAATCTGCTATTTCAGGTCTGACGATTGATGATAAAGCCAACCGGAACAACCACATTCTTCCCTTCATCAATACCCTGAATGTGGATTATACCCTGACCAAGGCAGATTCACTAAAGGATTTGTTCACCCTCGGCCAGAAATTCGAGACCCTGAGCGGTATTGTGGATGCCTTTTTCCTGTCATATTCACTTCAGCCGCGTGATTCAGCCGATTTCGGATTCAACTCAGGAATTTCGGTTCGTGATGAAAATCCGGGTGCATTTGAACTGTCACAAAACTATCCAAATCCGTTCAACCCATCGACCACCATCCGGTTCAGGGTTCCTGTTACCTCCACGGTCACCATCGAAGTGTTTAACCTGCTTGGTCAGCGCGTGACCACACTGGTCAACAAACAAATTGCAGCCAACACCAATCAGGTGGTTACCTTTAACGGAGCAGGTCTGTCCAGCGGATTGTATTTCTATCAGCTGAAAGCAGACAACCGGGTCATGGCCACCCGGAAAATGATGATGATCAAATAA